The proteins below are encoded in one region of Streptomyces roseirectus:
- a CDS encoding Wzz/FepE/Etk N-terminal domain-containing protein, translated as MSDDTIRLVTIGRLIRRRRRLLMLLTVLGALVGYGVSVLFPPRYTASAQVLLPGVWQERELLTQTQLATSSVVTDRVAAALHWPGVSGADLEDRVSATAAEGNIVKVSGTAETPRRAQQLADQTARQFVSFAGRIAGDGGDPGAAAGPEELRQLVIQTGRRINELADAAGSGRSVESVQTRTELAKLRTTLQEAVTKLNEADPAAGKASMVVMGPAPRPAGEAPPTRVQLAGGGALLFFVGSVVGHLTAARLSRRPRSEPEIAAALGSVLLGGVDVPGDGRGPRAAAGDRRERLRRLVGADVRWDLPAPRAAGDEESLLIRYRRVCARLREHRQVLLVVPGGDSIARRAADTLAAEAGTRPVLRVVEAEVDHPLVPDRAEESGAVVLLSAGRWSAGELTGLAEACADAGHEIVGVVLAGPVRTRAGRRAERVPEAAVPVAGGAR; from the coding sequence TTGAGCGACGACACGATCCGCCTGGTCACGATCGGGCGGCTGATCCGCCGGCGCCGGCGGCTGCTGATGCTCCTGACCGTGCTGGGCGCGCTCGTGGGCTACGGAGTCTCGGTGCTGTTCCCGCCGCGCTACACGGCGTCGGCGCAGGTCCTGCTGCCGGGGGTGTGGCAGGAGCGCGAGCTGCTGACGCAGACGCAGCTCGCGACGAGTTCGGTGGTCACCGACCGGGTGGCCGCCGCGCTGCACTGGCCCGGGGTGAGCGGCGCCGACCTGGAGGACCGGGTGAGCGCGACGGCCGCCGAGGGGAACATCGTCAAGGTCTCGGGGACGGCCGAGACGCCCCGGCGGGCGCAGCAGCTCGCCGACCAGACGGCCCGGCAGTTCGTGTCGTTCGCCGGGCGGATCGCGGGCGACGGCGGTGACCCGGGGGCGGCGGCGGGGCCCGAGGAGCTGCGGCAGCTGGTGATCCAGACGGGGCGGCGGATCAACGAGCTGGCGGACGCGGCCGGTTCGGGGCGGTCCGTGGAGAGCGTGCAGACCCGTACGGAACTCGCCAAGCTGCGTACCACGCTCCAGGAGGCGGTCACCAAGCTGAACGAGGCCGATCCGGCCGCCGGCAAGGCGTCCATGGTCGTGATGGGTCCGGCTCCCCGCCCCGCGGGTGAGGCGCCCCCGACGCGGGTCCAGTTGGCCGGCGGCGGTGCGCTGCTGTTCTTCGTGGGCTCGGTGGTCGGTCATCTCACGGCCGCCCGTCTGAGCCGGCGTCCGCGCTCCGAGCCGGAGATCGCGGCGGCCCTCGGGTCGGTGCTGCTCGGCGGTGTGGACGTGCCCGGCGACGGGCGCGGGCCGCGCGCGGCGGCCGGGGACCGGCGGGAGCGGCTGCGCCGGCTGGTGGGCGCGGACGTCCGCTGGGATCTGCCCGCGCCGCGTGCCGCCGGGGACGAGGAGAGTCTGCTGATCCGCTACCGGCGGGTGTGCGCGCGGCTGCGGGAGCACCGGCAGGTGCTGCTCGTGGTCCCCGGCGGCGACTCGATCGCCCGGCGGGCCGCGGACACCCTGGCTGCCGAGGCGGGGACGCGTCCGGTGCTGCGTGTGGTCGAGGCGGAGGTCGACCACCCGCTCGTGCCCGACCGTGCCGAGGAGTCCGGCGCCGTGGTCCTGCTCAGCGCGGGCCGCTGGAGTGCCGGGGAGCTGACCGGGCTCGCGGAGGCGTGCGCGGACGCGGGGCACGAGATCGTCGGTGTCGTCCTCGCCGGCCCGGTCCGCACCCGTGCGGGGCGCCGTGCCGAGCGGGTCCCGGAGGCGGCCGTGCCGGTGGCGGGAGGTGCCCGGTGA
- a CDS encoding Wzz/FepE/Etk N-terminal domain-containing protein, translated as MTTDTASDLPPAPLLDLQSLVVAVRRRRRLWSAAALLGLLVGAAIAVLLPPPPSAVTKILVAHQQDQPNDPGTLIRTDVALLHTTRIADTALKTLRSREEPEEFMKAYGGVGLTNNLLQIDVTGVTEAQAVARAKAIADAFVADHVRRIREAADAEAKGLLEQRDRIQAELARVDRQIGGSQESGPDASADLESLYARRAELTSRAADFGRRAAEARVGTPQLVAGTQIVDAPRAVAHSLPRAAVTNAVLGLVLGLVLGVAVAAVASVVADRPVLRREIAAHLGASVTAELPRRAPRLWGRRRTRAARARLIVSLTRTARGPGEALSLLELGCARTTARLALDLAGALGEEGPVTVVDGLPGAHLARLAPKAGGPVVVDSAEAAPLSPGGPLDGAEAGVPERRLGVGSVAPGTAWTDLRRLGARTVLVVRAGHGSAAWLHTVARQLVEQDVAVAGVVLVDPDPRDRTDGTLWDGPPGPPRSRGGRLVRPNGTRRLPRWAARVPDSDQEAR; from the coding sequence GTGACGACGGACACCGCCTCGGATCTGCCGCCCGCGCCCCTGCTGGACCTCCAGTCGCTGGTGGTGGCCGTGCGCCGGCGCCGGCGCCTGTGGAGTGCGGCGGCGCTGCTCGGGCTGCTGGTCGGCGCGGCGATCGCGGTGCTGCTGCCGCCGCCCCCGAGCGCCGTCACGAAGATCCTCGTGGCCCACCAGCAGGACCAGCCCAACGACCCCGGCACCCTGATCCGCACCGATGTCGCGCTGCTGCACACCACGCGCATCGCGGACACCGCCCTGAAGACCCTCAGGTCCCGGGAGGAGCCCGAGGAGTTCATGAAGGCGTACGGCGGCGTCGGCCTCACCAACAACTTGCTCCAGATCGACGTGACCGGTGTCACCGAGGCGCAGGCCGTGGCCCGCGCGAAGGCGATCGCGGACGCGTTCGTCGCCGACCACGTCCGGCGCATCCGCGAGGCCGCCGACGCGGAGGCCAAGGGGCTCCTGGAGCAGCGTGACCGCATCCAGGCCGAGCTGGCCCGGGTCGACCGACAGATCGGCGGCAGCCAGGAGAGCGGTCCCGACGCGTCGGCGGACCTGGAGTCGCTGTACGCCCGCCGGGCCGAACTCACCTCCCGGGCCGCCGACTTCGGGCGCCGGGCGGCGGAGGCTCGGGTGGGCACACCCCAGCTCGTCGCCGGCACGCAGATCGTGGACGCCCCGCGCGCGGTGGCCCACTCCCTGCCCCGCGCGGCCGTGACGAACGCCGTGCTCGGGCTCGTCCTCGGGCTGGTCCTCGGCGTCGCGGTGGCCGCCGTCGCCTCGGTGGTGGCGGACCGGCCGGTGCTGCGCCGGGAGATCGCCGCGCACCTCGGGGCGTCGGTGACGGCGGAGCTGCCGCGCCGGGCGCCGAGGCTGTGGGGGCGGCGGCGCACCCGGGCGGCGCGGGCGCGGCTGATCGTGTCCCTGACGCGCACCGCGCGCGGCCCCGGGGAGGCCCTGTCGCTGCTGGAGCTGGGGTGCGCGCGCACGACGGCGCGGCTGGCCCTGGACCTCGCCGGGGCGCTCGGCGAGGAGGGCCCGGTGACCGTCGTCGACGGGCTGCCCGGCGCGCACCTCGCCCGGCTGGCGCCGAAGGCGGGCGGCCCGGTGGTGGTCGACAGTGCCGAGGCGGCCCCGCTGTCGCCGGGCGGCCCGCTCGACGGCGCCGAGGCGGGCGTGCCCGAGCGGCGGCTCGGGGTGGGGTCGGTGGCGCCGGGCACGGCGTGGACGGACCTGCGGCGGCTCGGGGCGCGGACGGTGCTCGTGGTGCGGGCGGGGCACGGCAGCGCGGCGTGGCTGCACACCGTGGCCCGGCAGCTCGTGGAGCAGGACGTCGCGGTGGCCGGCGTGGTGCTCGTCGACCCCGATCCGCGCGACCGCACCGACGGCACCTTGTGGGACGGCCCGCCGGGTCCGCCCCGCAGCCGCGGCGGGCGGCTCGTACGGCCCAACGGAACCCGGCGGCTGCCCAGGTGGGCGGCCAGGGTCCCGGACAGCGACCAGGAGGCTCGGTAG
- the asnB gene encoding asparagine synthase (glutamine-hydrolyzing): MCGIAGTYRWPDGKAVTDRLTGILAHRGPDGSGRYSHPVGDGEVHLGHRRLAIIDLSETGAQPMASDGLVLTYNGELYNAPELRAELSAAGVRFKGTSDTEVLLEAWRRWGTGCLSRLRGMFAFGVFDERTGELVLARDQLGVKPLFLLRRGEGLVFASELKALAAVAGTSLDVDPGALVASLLYYWVPDSRCAYREAEKLPPGSWLRVRPDGRVERGRFWNLRDVAAEAREAPAPDLAAVVEESTRLHLLSDVPVATFLSGGLDSSYLTALAARERPGISAYTIGFRPEDAKFEAMPDDLRHARIVAERFGVDLHEIEIAPDVLDLLPRMTYHLDEPIGDPAAINTFLICQAAREAGVKVMLSGMGADELFAGYRKHLANLLALRYQRVPRPLRRGLSAAVDRLPVATGRRGLRSVRFAKRFLSFADLPEETAFRRSYTMYDRAQLLDLVAPDLAGTVEDVLTEHADVYRDNDLDDFVNRMCLGDARMFLPGLNLAYTDRSSMAASTEVRVPYVDVEVVRAAFAVPGDRKIVGRQGKAVLKEAACSVLPREIVYRPKGLFSAPLRAWMSRDLAPLVREVINDGELVRSGFLRRDALARLAAEDAAGQQDFSKQLWHVLTLEYWYRDATGRRSSLTA, from the coding sequence ATGTGTGGTATCGCGGGCACGTACCGATGGCCGGACGGAAAGGCCGTCACCGACCGCCTCACCGGCATCCTCGCCCACCGGGGCCCCGACGGGTCGGGCCGCTACAGCCATCCCGTCGGCGACGGCGAGGTGCATCTCGGGCACCGCAGGCTGGCGATCATCGACCTGTCGGAGACCGGCGCCCAGCCGATGGCGTCGGACGGCCTCGTCCTGACGTACAACGGCGAGCTGTACAACGCCCCCGAGCTGCGGGCCGAATTGTCGGCCGCCGGGGTGCGGTTCAAGGGCACCTCCGACACCGAGGTGCTGCTGGAGGCGTGGCGGCGCTGGGGGACGGGGTGTCTGTCCCGGCTGCGCGGCATGTTCGCGTTCGGGGTGTTCGACGAGCGCACCGGGGAACTGGTGCTCGCCCGCGACCAGCTCGGCGTCAAGCCGCTGTTTTTGCTGCGGCGCGGTGAGGGCCTGGTGTTCGCGTCCGAGCTGAAGGCGCTGGCGGCCGTGGCCGGGACGTCCCTGGACGTGGATCCGGGGGCGCTGGTGGCGTCGCTGCTGTACTACTGGGTGCCGGACTCGCGGTGCGCGTACCGGGAGGCGGAGAAGCTGCCGCCGGGGAGCTGGCTGCGGGTGCGGCCCGACGGGCGGGTGGAGCGCGGCCGGTTCTGGAACCTGCGGGACGTCGCCGCCGAGGCGCGGGAGGCTCCGGCGCCGGATCTCGCCGCCGTCGTCGAGGAGTCGACCCGGCTGCACCTGCTGTCGGACGTGCCGGTGGCGACGTTCCTGTCCGGCGGGCTCGACTCCAGCTACCTGACCGCGCTCGCGGCCCGGGAGCGGCCCGGGATCTCCGCCTACACCATCGGGTTCCGCCCGGAAGACGCCAAGTTCGAGGCGATGCCGGACGACCTGCGCCACGCCCGGATCGTCGCCGAGCGGTTCGGGGTGGACCTGCACGAGATCGAGATCGCCCCGGACGTCCTGGACCTGCTGCCGAGAATGACGTACCACCTGGACGAGCCGATCGGTGACCCGGCCGCGATCAACACGTTCCTGATCTGCCAGGCCGCCCGGGAGGCCGGGGTGAAGGTGATGCTGTCGGGGATGGGCGCCGACGAGCTGTTCGCCGGGTACCGCAAGCACCTCGCGAACCTGCTGGCGCTGCGCTACCAGCGGGTGCCGCGCCCGCTGCGGCGGGGCCTGTCGGCGGCGGTGGACCGGCTGCCGGTCGCCACCGGCCGGCGGGGCCTTCGGTCGGTGCGGTTCGCGAAGCGGTTCCTGTCCTTCGCGGACCTGCCGGAGGAGACCGCGTTCCGCCGCAGCTACACCATGTACGACCGGGCGCAGCTCCTGGACCTGGTCGCCCCGGACCTGGCGGGGACCGTCGAGGACGTCCTCACCGAACACGCCGACGTCTACCGGGACAACGACCTCGACGACTTCGTCAACCGCATGTGCCTCGGTGACGCGCGCATGTTCCTGCCGGGCCTCAACCTCGCGTACACGGACCGCTCCAGCATGGCCGCCTCGACGGAGGTGCGGGTGCCGTACGTGGATGTCGAGGTGGTGCGGGCGGCGTTCGCGGTGCCCGGGGACCGCAAGATCGTCGGCCGGCAGGGCAAGGCCGTCCTGAAGGAGGCCGCCTGCTCGGTGCTGCCCCGGGAGATCGTGTACCGGCCCAAGGGGCTGTTCAGCGCCCCGCTGCGGGCCTGGATGAGCCGGGATCTGGCGCCGCTGGTGCGCGAGGTGATCAACGACGGGGAGCTGGTGCGCTCCGGGTTCCTGCGGCGGGACGCGCTGGCGCGGCTGGCCGCCGAGGACGCGGCCGGGCAGCAGGACTTCTCCAAGCAGCTGTGGCACGTGCTGACCCTCGAGTACTGGTACCGGGACGCGACCGGCCGGCGCTCCTCCCTGACCGCATAG
- a CDS encoding bi-domain-containing oxidoreductase, whose amino-acid sequence MKQVVQNYKNGELALLDVPVPGCKPGGVLVRSLFSLISTGTELMKVSEAGMSMVGKARSRPDQVAKVVQSVAVNGVPATYRKVMGKLDSYTPLGYSLCGVVEEVGAGVDDVKAGDLVACAGNEHALHAELNWVPKNLYARVPEGLAPDHAAFGTVGSIALQGVRRGEPQLGDVALVIGLGLIGQLVVQLLTASGARVVGADPDPARCALAERLGAVACGDPASSVVEAAVADLTDGHGVDQVYLAAGGSSNQPVELAARLSRDRGRVVDIGKCRLDLPWNAYYEKELDVRFSRSYGPGRYDPEYELEGRDYPVGYVRWTERRNLACFLDLVARGRVDVAPLVSHTADFADAVETYRSLKDGDLKAVAVLFRYPEQQEAPPSPAIPAVPAVPRPSAPRPARTPVRLAFVGAGNYATSMLLPHLAGRDGVELSTVVTTTALSAANAQRKFGFTEATTDLDAVLGDDAVDAVFVVTRHSSHAELARRALLAGKAVFVEKPLALSEEELAGVLAAVEESGNDRIQVGFNRRFAPLLREAKERFGARTGPANLRYLVNAGRLDHGSWYLRQATEGSRFAGEGGHFVDTASWLLDADPVSVHASATPGDDDLQVVLRYPDGSTATVSYVTTGPAGFPKETLDLVADGRALRLDDFVRASVYGRKRWVSSRLPKARDKGQNAELAAFVKAVRTGGPMPVPLGSLVATTAATLAVRASLASGAPVTLAAAR is encoded by the coding sequence GTGAAACAGGTTGTGCAGAACTACAAGAACGGTGAGCTGGCGCTGCTGGACGTGCCGGTGCCGGGGTGCAAGCCGGGCGGGGTGCTGGTGCGCAGCCTCTTCTCGCTGATCTCCACGGGGACCGAGCTGATGAAGGTGTCCGAGGCGGGGATGTCGATGGTCGGCAAGGCGCGCTCCCGCCCCGACCAGGTCGCCAAGGTCGTGCAGAGCGTGGCCGTCAACGGGGTGCCCGCCACCTATCGCAAGGTGATGGGCAAGCTGGACTCGTACACGCCGCTGGGCTACTCGCTGTGCGGGGTGGTCGAGGAGGTCGGCGCCGGCGTCGACGACGTGAAGGCCGGTGACCTGGTGGCGTGCGCGGGCAACGAGCACGCGCTGCACGCCGAGTTGAACTGGGTGCCGAAGAACCTCTACGCCCGCGTTCCCGAAGGTCTCGCGCCGGATCACGCGGCGTTCGGGACGGTCGGTTCGATCGCGTTGCAGGGGGTGCGGCGCGGGGAGCCGCAGCTCGGGGACGTCGCCCTCGTGATCGGCCTCGGGCTGATCGGCCAGTTGGTCGTGCAGTTGCTGACCGCGTCGGGCGCCCGGGTGGTGGGGGCGGATCCGGATCCGGCGCGCTGCGCGCTGGCCGAGCGTCTGGGCGCGGTGGCGTGCGGGGATCCGGCGTCGTCCGTGGTGGAGGCGGCGGTCGCCGACCTCACCGACGGGCACGGTGTGGACCAGGTGTATCTGGCGGCGGGGGGTTCCAGCAATCAGCCGGTGGAGCTGGCGGCGCGGCTGAGCCGGGACCGGGGGCGGGTCGTCGACATCGGCAAGTGCCGGCTCGACCTGCCGTGGAACGCGTACTACGAGAAGGAGCTGGACGTCCGCTTCTCCCGCAGCTACGGTCCCGGGCGCTACGACCCGGAGTACGAGCTGGAGGGGCGTGACTATCCGGTCGGGTACGTGCGCTGGACCGAGCGCCGCAACCTGGCGTGCTTCCTGGACCTGGTGGCGCGGGGCCGGGTCGACGTGGCGCCGCTGGTGTCGCACACCGCCGACTTCGCGGACGCCGTGGAGACGTACCGGAGCCTGAAGGACGGCGACCTCAAGGCCGTCGCGGTGCTGTTCCGCTACCCGGAGCAGCAGGAGGCGCCGCCTTCGCCGGCCATACCCGCCGTGCCCGCCGTGCCCCGGCCGAGCGCGCCCCGGCCCGCGCGGACCCCGGTGCGGCTCGCGTTCGTCGGCGCCGGGAACTACGCGACGTCGATGCTGCTGCCCCACCTCGCCGGGCGCGACGGCGTCGAACTGTCCACGGTCGTGACCACGACCGCGCTGTCCGCCGCCAACGCCCAGCGCAAGTTCGGCTTCACGGAGGCGACCACCGACCTCGACGCGGTCCTCGGGGACGACGCCGTCGACGCGGTGTTCGTCGTCACCCGGCACAGCTCCCACGCCGAGCTGGCCCGCAGGGCGCTGCTGGCCGGGAAGGCGGTGTTCGTGGAGAAGCCCCTCGCGCTCTCCGAGGAGGAGCTGGCGGGGGTGCTCGCGGCGGTCGAGGAGTCCGGCAACGACCGGATCCAGGTCGGTTTCAACCGCCGTTTCGCGCCGCTGCTGCGGGAGGCGAAGGAGCGGTTCGGGGCGCGGACGGGGCCGGCGAACCTGCGCTATCTGGTCAACGCGGGCCGCCTCGACCACGGGAGCTGGTATCTGCGGCAGGCCACCGAGGGGTCGCGGTTCGCCGGTGAGGGCGGGCACTTCGTCGACACGGCGAGCTGGCTGCTGGACGCCGACCCGGTGTCGGTGCACGCGAGCGCGACGCCCGGTGACGACGACCTCCAGGTCGTGCTGCGCTACCCGGACGGCTCCACCGCGACGGTCAGCTATGTCACGACCGGCCCGGCGGGCTTCCCGAAGGAGACGCTGGACCTGGTCGCGGACGGGCGGGCGCTGCGGCTCGACGACTTCGTGCGGGCGTCGGTCTACGGGCGCAAGCGGTGGGTGAGTTCACGGCTGCCGAAGGCCCGCGACAAGGGGCAGAACGCCGAACTCGCCGCGTTCGTCAAGGCGGTGCGCACCGGCGGCCCGATGCCGGTGCCGCTCGGTTCGCTGGTGGCGACGACGGCGGCGACGCTCGCCGTGCGGGCGAGCCTGGCGAGCGGGGCGCCGGTGACGCTGGCGGCGGCCCGATGA
- a CDS encoding heparinase II/III family protein, translated as MTMGAGWYLRRLSRMGPREVGGRAGDAVRRRRWRAVRPVCPEVTGAAFTAVLPEGALAAVAPDAVKRLLADAERLLSGHGEWFGVVRDDLADPDWWYDPKTGRRAPWGYAFDVPYRDEDAIGDVKQIWEPSRHQYLTVLAAAYALTGDERYAERVAAHLRSWWAANAPLRGVHWTSGIELGIRLLSWVWIRRLLDGWAGAAALFEGNPVALNQIWHHQRWLAAFPSRGSSANNHVIAEAAGQVAAACAFGWFPESPRWRADALRSLDRHLRANTFLSGVNRELASEYHGLVLELGLAALAEADTARVPVPATVRLVLLRMTDALAAVVDDRLRPPRQGDADDGHGLVLDGAGTGRWGSLLATGEAVFGRLDWWPRVTGTDVRTPLLASLVTPFTAGVRPARRPAHFADAGLSVLRGPGGIWVRCDGGPHGFLSIAAHAHADALSVEVRHDGVDVLADPGTYCYHGQPLWRRYFRSTLGHNTLELDGADQSLSGGPFLWTRHARTRVLAATDQRWCAEHDGYLPSVHRRRVELTGRELRVVDEVSGEPRAVRLAFHLGPDVRAELAGERARLTWSRDGEERSATLDLPRELQWRAHRGESDPPLGWYSPGFGRKEPATTLIGTGHSDGAREFTTVLAFHGQD; from the coding sequence ATGACCATGGGCGCGGGCTGGTACCTGCGGCGTCTGTCGCGGATGGGGCCGCGGGAGGTGGGCGGCCGGGCGGGCGACGCGGTGCGCCGGCGGCGGTGGCGTGCGGTGCGGCCCGTGTGCCCGGAGGTGACCGGGGCCGCGTTCACCGCCGTGCTGCCCGAGGGTGCGCTCGCGGCGGTGGCGCCGGACGCGGTGAAGCGGCTGCTGGCCGACGCGGAGCGGCTGCTGTCCGGGCACGGCGAGTGGTTCGGAGTGGTCCGTGACGACCTCGCCGACCCGGACTGGTGGTACGACCCGAAGACCGGGCGCCGCGCGCCGTGGGGGTACGCGTTCGACGTGCCCTACCGCGACGAGGACGCGATCGGGGACGTCAAGCAGATCTGGGAGCCCTCACGGCACCAGTACCTGACCGTGCTCGCCGCCGCCTACGCCCTCACCGGTGACGAGCGGTACGCGGAGCGGGTCGCCGCGCACCTCAGGTCGTGGTGGGCGGCGAACGCGCCGCTGCGCGGGGTGCACTGGACCAGCGGGATCGAGCTGGGCATCCGGCTGCTGTCGTGGGTATGGATCCGCCGTCTGCTGGACGGCTGGGCGGGCGCGGCGGCCCTGTTCGAGGGCAACCCGGTCGCGCTGAACCAGATCTGGCACCACCAGCGCTGGCTGGCCGCGTTCCCCAGCCGGGGCTCCTCGGCCAACAACCACGTGATCGCGGAGGCCGCCGGGCAGGTGGCGGCGGCGTGCGCGTTCGGCTGGTTCCCCGAGTCGCCGCGCTGGCGGGCCGACGCGCTGCGCTCCCTGGACCGGCACCTGCGGGCCAACACCTTCCTGTCCGGCGTCAACCGCGAGCTGGCCTCCGAGTACCACGGGCTGGTCCTGGAGCTGGGCCTGGCCGCGCTCGCCGAGGCGGACACCGCGCGCGTCCCGGTCCCGGCGACGGTCCGGCTGGTGCTGCTGCGGATGACCGACGCGCTCGCGGCCGTCGTCGACGACCGGCTGCGCCCGCCCCGGCAGGGGGACGCCGACGACGGGCACGGGCTGGTCCTGGACGGGGCGGGCACCGGCCGCTGGGGTTCGCTGCTGGCCACCGGCGAGGCCGTGTTCGGGCGGCTCGACTGGTGGCCGCGGGTGACCGGCACCGACGTCCGCACCCCGCTGCTGGCCTCGCTGGTGACGCCGTTCACGGCCGGGGTCCGTCCCGCGCGGCGGCCCGCGCACTTCGCGGACGCCGGGCTGAGCGTGCTGCGCGGGCCCGGAGGGATCTGGGTGCGGTGCGACGGCGGGCCGCACGGGTTCCTGTCGATCGCCGCGCACGCGCACGCGGACGCCCTGTCCGTGGAGGTGCGCCACGACGGGGTGGACGTGCTCGCCGATCCGGGGACGTACTGCTACCACGGGCAGCCCCTGTGGCGGCGGTACTTCCGCTCGACCCTCGGCCACAACACCCTCGAACTCGACGGCGCCGACCAGTCCCTCTCAGGCGGCCCGTTCCTGTGGACCCGGCACGCGCGCACGCGCGTCCTGGCCGCGACCGACCAGCGATGGTGCGCCGAGCACGACGGCTACCTGCCCTCCGTGCACCGCCGCCGCGTCGAGCTGACGGGCCGCGAGCTGAGGGTCGTCGACGAGGTGAGCGGCGAGCCGCGTGCCGTGCGGCTCGCGTTCCACCTCGGGCCGGACGTCCGCGCGGAGCTGGCCGGGGAGCGGGCCCGGCTGACTTGGAGCCGGGACGGCGAGGAGCGCTCGGCGACGCTCGACCTGCCCAGGGAGCTCCAGTGGCGGGCGCACCGTGGCGAGAGCGATCCGCCCCTGGGCTGGTACTCCCCCGGCTTCGGCCGCAAGGAGCCCGCCACGACGCTCATCGGCACCGGACACAGCGACGGCGCGCGGGAGTTCACGACCGTGCTCGCGTTCCACGGCCAGGACTAG
- a CDS encoding right-handed parallel beta-helix repeat-containing protein, with amino-acid sequence MGISWRAWPVAALALLAVAGCDDGPSDTRAERASAAPTAVSSGVAQVCDRPASGPATAPKGAVSVDPAVPGDLAAKTRAHPARTTFWLRPGVHRLPPDRYAQVIPKDGNVYLGAPGAVLDGRKVNQYAFGGGAHDVTVRYLTVQGFVAPHDEGVVNHDSADGWVIEHATIQHNSGAGLMAGARQRVRGNCLRNNGQYGMNAYKNGDRITGLVVEGNEITGNNTGDWERRKEGCGCTGGVKFWAVDGADVRGNWVHGNRGTGLWADTNNNDFLIEGNLIEGNDGAGLIYETSYNAVIRENTFRRNNWVEGRRYAERGDTFPFATLYLSESGGEPRVPARTAKIDVHGNVLENNWSGITLWENADRFCNSPANTSSGDCTLLVRDTARCVRPGIARAPLYGDCRWKTQRVDIHDNRFVLDKSVVDCAAMCDRMAVLANYGTYPDWSPYQGERVAEAITGAQHNRWHDNEYVGPWTFVAHDPSRVLDVGQWRGAPYRQDTGSTFRTRDGG; translated from the coding sequence GTGGGGATCTCGTGGCGGGCCTGGCCCGTGGCGGCGCTGGCGCTGCTGGCGGTGGCCGGCTGCGACGACGGACCGTCGGACACGCGCGCGGAGCGGGCCTCGGCCGCGCCGACCGCCGTCTCATCCGGTGTGGCCCAGGTGTGCGACCGGCCGGCGTCCGGTCCGGCGACGGCACCGAAGGGCGCGGTGAGCGTCGACCCCGCCGTCCCCGGTGACCTGGCCGCGAAGACCAGGGCGCACCCGGCGCGCACCACGTTCTGGCTGCGGCCCGGCGTCCACCGGCTCCCGCCGGACCGGTACGCCCAGGTGATCCCGAAGGACGGGAACGTCTATCTCGGCGCGCCCGGCGCGGTGCTCGACGGCCGCAAGGTGAACCAGTACGCGTTCGGGGGCGGCGCCCACGACGTCACCGTCCGGTATCTGACCGTGCAGGGGTTCGTCGCGCCGCACGACGAGGGTGTCGTCAACCACGACTCGGCCGACGGCTGGGTGATCGAGCACGCGACGATCCAGCACAACTCCGGGGCCGGGCTGATGGCGGGGGCCCGGCAGCGGGTGCGCGGGAACTGTCTGCGGAACAACGGGCAGTACGGCATGAACGCCTACAAGAACGGTGACCGGATCACCGGTCTGGTCGTCGAGGGCAACGAGATCACCGGCAACAACACCGGGGACTGGGAGCGGAGGAAGGAGGGCTGCGGCTGCACCGGGGGCGTCAAGTTCTGGGCGGTGGACGGGGCCGACGTGCGCGGGAACTGGGTGCACGGCAACCGGGGCACGGGGCTGTGGGCGGACACCAACAACAACGACTTCCTGATCGAGGGCAACCTGATCGAGGGCAACGACGGGGCCGGGCTGATCTACGAGACCAGCTACAACGCGGTGATCCGCGAGAACACGTTCCGGCGCAACAACTGGGTCGAGGGCCGCCGTTACGCCGAGCGGGGCGACACGTTCCCGTTCGCGACGCTGTACCTGTCCGAGTCGGGCGGCGAGCCGCGCGTGCCCGCCCGGACGGCGAAGATCGACGTCCACGGGAACGTCCTGGAGAACAACTGGTCCGGGATCACCCTGTGGGAGAACGCCGACCGGTTCTGCAACAGCCCGGCGAATACGTCGTCCGGTGACTGCACGCTGCTGGTGCGCGACACGGCCCGCTGTGTGCGGCCGGGGATCGCGCGGGCGCCGCTGTACGGGGACTGCCGGTGGAAGACGCAGCGCGTCGACATCCACGACAACCGGTTCGTGCTGGACAAGTCGGTCGTCGACTGCGCGGCGATGTGCGACCGGATGGCGGTGCTCGCCAACTACGGCACCTACCCGGACTGGTCGCCCTACCAGGGCGAGCGGGTCGCCGAGGCGATCACGGGCGCGCAGCACAACCGCTGGCACGACAACGAGTACGTCGGCCCGTGGACGTTCGTCGCGCACGACCCGAGCCGGGTCCTGGACGTCGGGCAGTGGCGGGGCGCGCCGTACCGGCAGGACACCGGCAGCACCTTCCGCACGCGGGACGGGGGCTGA